From a single Artemia franciscana chromosome 9, ASM3288406v1, whole genome shotgun sequence genomic region:
- the LOC136030882 gene encoding uncharacterized protein LOC136030882 produces MDLSTLQTSDGVEGAATLKPSVSMGAQSRALVSLGANRAGSMMSPAGGLVAFPLERCPTGRDPLNGAFPLFGLQFSPPQDLLKKGEEEIILTKVNNDFSRLQLDDEPSCHLLIIHPPEVKQEDVQYLCNLYPGLEFCRNFDDRSRSSIDQRGMFIAEFRSKSTATFAKNILDNLDCKAWGVPGERLVAKYHS; encoded by the exons ATGGATCTTTCAACGTTACAAACTTCAGATGGTGTGGAGGGTGCAGCAACGCTGAAGCCTTCAGTAAGCATGGGCGCACAATCAAGAGCTTTAGTTTCACTTGGGGCAAATAGAGCAGGTTCTATGATGTCTCCTGCCGGTGGCTTAGTTGCATTTCCTCTAGAAAGATGCCCAACTGGTCGAGACCCGTTAAATGGAGCATTTCCATTATTTGGTTTGCAGTTTTCACCCCCTCAGGATTTATTAAAAAAGGGGGAAGAAGAAATTATTCTTACTAAAGTGAACAATGATTTTTCACGTTTGCAGTTGG atgacGAGCCCAGTTGCCATTTACTAATAATCCATCCCCCAGAAGTCAAACAAGAGGATGTCCAGTACCTATGCAATTTGTATCCTGGCTTAGAGTTCTGTCGTAATTTTGACGACCGCTCAAGATCGTCGATT GATCAAAGAGGGATGTTCATTGCTGAGTTTAGATCAAAAAGTACTGCAACATTTGCAAAGAATATTCTAGACAATTTGGATTGTAAAGCTTGGGGAGTGCCTGGTGAACGACTGGTAGCAAAATACCATTCTTGA